Proteins from a single region of Ochotona princeps isolate mOchPri1 chromosome 27, mOchPri1.hap1, whole genome shotgun sequence:
- the NOP2 gene encoding probable 28S rRNA (cytosine(4447)-C(5))-methyltransferase: protein MGRKLDPTKKVKRGPGRKARKQKGAETELVRFLPAENDENSKRLSSRARKRAAKRRLSSAEAPKTHQSPGAELLVRKLPKGAVQTPGKKGASPAPNAVRGKKRPAPARSSDEEEEEEDSEDEDGGEIQGELWGSEDSDAGMVDDYGAASSSEEELLPIERKARKQKAQESMDGHWSEEDTDEEEEDTPPPARPRKEPKSQEANEADLQINMDEDERFVLPPSGQMEQDGQAPDLQRIHKRIQDIVAVLRDFGTQREEGRSRAEYLSRLQKDLATYYSYGDFLLGKLMDLFPLSELVEFLEANEVPRPITLRTNTLKTRRRDLAQALINRGVNLDPLGKWSKTGLVVYDSSVPIGATPEYLAGHYMLQGASSMLPIMALAPQEHERILDMCCAPGGKTSYIAQLMKNTGVILANDANAERLKSVVGNLHRLGVTNTIISHYDGRQFPKVAGGFDRVLLDAPCSGTGVISKDPAVKTNKDEKDIMRCAHLQKELLLSAIDSVNAASKTGGYLVYCTCSIMVEENEWVVDYALKKRNVRLVPTGLDFGQEGFTRFRERRFHPSLRSTRRFYPHTHNMDGFFIAKFKKFSNSIPQAQAGESAAAAPTDPGLSPGKGKAPPGSALSSQPAQKAAAAAEPKQHSQKRPRLQKLNGSAGRAGAGLAAGAPVPKAQAASELQENSQPPERAQAGRGPKGGETCRPVAGKRWTPKKAAGPRQNALPKGTDPGTPAEHTFAKTQAAPKPRDHAQPPGKAQGTKKVKRQQLGQPLKKAALQTHNGTAQGSSRPPPAKRRKS, encoded by the exons ATGGGGCGCAAGTTGGACCCTACAAAGAAGGTGAAGCGCGGGCCGGGTCGAAAGGCCCGCAAGCAGAAGGGTGCGGAGACGGAGCTCGTCCGCTTCTTGCCTGCAG AGAATGATGAAAATTCCAAGAGACTGTCTAGTCGTGCCCGAAAGAG GGCGGCCAAGAGGAGGCTGAGCTCTGCTGAAGCGCCCAAGACTCATCAGTCTCCTGGGGCCGAGCTTCTGGTTCGGAAGCTCCCCAAAG GAGCTGTGCAGACCCCTGGGAAGAAGGGAGCCTCCCCTGCACCTAACGCTGTTCGGGGCAAGAAGCGGCCAGCTCCAGCCCGGAGCAgcgatgaggaagaggaggaggaagactctGAAGACGAAGATGGTGGTGAGATCCAGGGGGAGCTCTGGGGCTCAGAGGACAGCGATGCTGGCATGGTGGATGACTATGGGGCTGCCTCCAGCTCGGAGGAAGAG tTGCTGCCTATTGAAAGGAAGGCTCGCAAGCAGAAGGCCCAGGAATCTATGGA TGGCCACTGGAGTGAGGAAGACacggatgaggaggaggaggatacaCCCCCTCCTGCCCGCCCCAGGAAGGAGCCCAAGTCCCAGGAAGCCAATGAAGCCGACCTGCAAATCAATATGGATGAGGATGAGCGCTTTGTGCTGCCCCCTAGTGGGCAGATGGAGCAAGAT GGCCAGGCCCCTGACCTGCAGCGAATTCACAAGCGGATCCAGGACATAGTGGCTGTGTTGCGCGATTTTGGGACCCAGCGGGAGGAGGGGCGCTCTCGTGCTGAGTATCTGAGTCGGCTGCAGAAGGACCTGGCTACCTACTACTCATATGGGGACTTCCTGCTTGGCAAGCTCATGGATCTCTTCCCACTGTCTGAG TTGGTAGAGTTTTTGGAGGCCAATGAGGTGCCTCGGCCCATCACCCTGCGAACCAACACTTTGAAAACCCGTCGCCGGGACCTCGCTCAG GCACTGATCAATCGTGGGGTGAACCTGGACCCCCTGGGCAAGTGGTCGAAGACTGGCCTGGTGGTCTATGATTCTTCGGTGCCCATTG GCGCGACCCCCGAGTACCTGGCTGGGCACTACATGCTGCAGGGTGCCTCCAGCATGCTGCCCATCATGGCCCTCGCCCCCCAGGAACACGAGCGGATCCTCGACATGTGCTGCGCCCCAGGAGGAAAGACCAGCTACATAG CCCAGCTCATGAAGAACACGGGTGTGATCCTTGCCAACGATGCCAACGCCGAGCGTCTCAAGAGTGTAGTGGGCAACCTGCACCGCCTGGGGGTCACCAACACCATCATCAGCCACTACGACGGGCGTCAATTCCCCAAG GTGGCGGGGGGGTTTGACCGAGTGCTGCTGGATGCCCCCTGCAGTGGCACCGGGGTCATCTCCAAAGACCCCGCCGTGAAGACCAACAAG GATGAGAAAGACATCATGCGCTGCGCCCACCTTCAGAAGGAGTTGCTCCTGAGCGCGATCGACTCTGTCAATGCCGCTTCCAAGACGGGCGGCTACCTCGTCTACTGCACCTGCTCCATCATG GTGGAGGAGAATGAGTGGGTGGTGGACTATGCCCTGAAGAAGAGGAACGTACGGCTAGTGCCCACAGGCCTGGACTTTGGCCAGGAGGGTTTCACCCGCTTTCGGGAAAGGCGCTTCCACCCCAGCCTGCGTTCCACTCGACGCTTCTACCCTCACACCCACAACATGGATGGCTTCTTTATTGCCAAGTTCAAGAAATTCTCCAATTCCATCCCCCAGGCCCAAGCAG GAGAGTCTGCAGCAGCCGCCCCTACAGATCCAGGCTTGTCCCCGGGGAAGGGGAAGGCCCCACCCGGGTCTGCGCTCAGCAGCCAGCCAGCTCAGAAGGCTGCCGCGGCTGCGGAGCCAAAGCAGCACTCTCAGAAACGACCTCGTCTCCAGAAGTTGAACGGCTCAGCCGGACGGGCAGGCGCGGGCTTGGCAGCTGGGGCTCCCGTCCCCAAGGCCCAGGCCGCCTCAGAGCTCCAAGAGAACAGTCAGCCCCCCGAGCGAGCTCAAGCGGGCAGGGGGCCAAAAGGCGGAGAGACGTGCAGGCCGGTGGCTGGCAAACGGTGGACCCCCAAGAAGGCTGCCGGCCCACGGCAGAATGCCCTTCCCAAGGGCACAGACCCTGGAACTCCTGCCGAGCACACCTTTGCCAAGACCCAGGCCGCCCCCAAGCCCCGGGACCATGCCCAGCCCCCCGGGAAGGCCCAAGGAACCAAGAAAGTGAAGCGCCAGCAGCTGGGGCAGCCTTTAAAGAAAGCTGCCCTCCAGACCCACAATGGCACGGCCCAGGGCTCCAGCCGGCCCCCACCGGCCAAGAGGAGGAAGTCCTAG